The following nucleotide sequence is from Mytilus edulis chromosome 13, xbMytEdul2.2, whole genome shotgun sequence.
TGTAAAGAAAAATGATGAAGATGATGGTGAAACGAAACGTGGATTTGATCGAATAGGATCGGCTGGGTTAAATGGATTTGTCAAGCGAAAATTTGATTCTATAGGCGGAGGTAGAATGAGTGGATTTGTGAAAAAAGACGACGACTTACAAAAACGTCGGTTTGATTCTATAAGCGGTGGTGGCATGAGCGGCTTTGTCAAAAAGGACGACGAGGATATGGAAAAACGACGATTCGATTCTATAAGCGGAGGTGGAATGAGCGGCTTTGTCAAAAAGGACGACGATAACATGGAAAAACGACGATTTGATTCTATAAGCGGAGGAGGCATGAGTGGCTTCGTTAAAAAGGACGACGAGGACATGGAAAAACGACGATTCGATTCTATAAGCGGAGGAGGCATGAGCGGATTTGTAAAAAAGGACGACGACAACATGGAAAAACGGCGATTTGATTCTATAAGCGGAGGAGGCATGAGTGGCTTCGTTAAAAAGGACGACGAGGACATGGAAAAACGGCGATTTGATTCTATAAGTGGAGGTGGCATGAGCGGATTTGTTAAAAAGGACATGGATAAAAGAAGATTTGATTCAATCAGTGGAGGTGGTATGAGTGGATTTGTTAAAAAGGACATGGATAAAAGAAGATTTGATTCGATAAGCGGAGGTGGAATGAGTGGATTTGTAAAAAAGGACACAGACAAGCGCCGATTTGATTCGATAAGCGGAGGCGGAATGAGTGGATTTGTTAAAAAGGACACAGACAAGCGCCGATTTGATTCAATCAGCGGAGGTGGAATGAGCGggtttgtgaaaaaaaatgatgatgaTGTAGACAAGCGTCGATTTGATTCAATAAATGGAGGCGGTATGAGCGGATTTGTTAAAAAGAACGCTGAAAAACGACGATTCGATTCAATCAGTGGAGGTGGTATGAGTGGGTTTGTCAAAAAGGATGCAGAAAAACGACGATTCGATTCAATCAGTGGAGGGGGGATGAGTGGGTTTGTAAAAAAAGACGCAGAAAAACGACGATTCGATTCAATCAGTGGAGGGGGGATGAGCGGGTTTGTAAAGAAGGACGACGAAGATTTGGAAAAACGCCATTTTGATTCAATTTCAGGCGGCAGAATGAACGGGTTTGTTAAGAAAGATTTGGACAAACGACGATTTGATAAAATTGGTCACGGTTTTAGTAGCTTTGCAAAACGACGATTCGATCCGATATCTCGTGGGTCTGGCTTAAACAGTTTTGTTAAACGGCCCTTTGACGGAATATCTAGAGGAGCAGGATTTACTAGTTTTGCAAAGCGACATTTCGATTCTATACATAGCGGATATGGTTTAAGTAGCTTTGCAAAAAGAAAGTTCGATTCAATAAACCATGGTAGCCTTTcgtcatttaacaaaaaaagttttGACTCAATACAGAGAGGTGGAATGCGAggatttgtcaagaaaaattcgCTTGAAATTTAAACAAGATAATTTATATGCATACAGAATACATTCATTAAACATCATCGGTGTTTTTGTTTTAGCAGTATACTGATGATTAATTAACTGTGATACAACTATGTTTAATCTAAAAGGTTGTTTAGATTAAAATCTAAGATATTGATGGAAAAATGTGATTATGAAGGAAGCCGTTATATACATGTAGaccatatatattttgaaatatttgaaatgacaACGAAGTATTTAGGTCACTACAAATAAATGTAAGAGTGGTTTAAAGCATACTATGACAAGTTGAAGAAATTATTCAAATACAcaagataaaaagtaaaaatagatagtaaacaaaaaatagataaatcacAGACAGATAGATTTGGTTCTTATGAAACCTTATACAAATGTCTGTATGAAACACTGTTCTCCTATTGTATGTGACTTAAGACTTATTATAGGTGTCGGTTATGTCAAACATATGTAAATAAAGTTTAAGTATGCAATAGGGGAAGAAGTGttggaattatatttaaaatgttcatCCTAATTGaaaatatagaatatatatatgtacaaatgtacagaCATAACATTACttgtttatgatattttgttGTTATCTTGAGGAATTATTTACAGATATACTTTTACATTGCCATATTGTTTACTATTTTTGATCAAGTAAATGAGACAATAAAATATGTCAtcctatgttttgttttgttttcctaTGCTGCATCAAACCCCGCCATATTGGGACTTGtgatttttaacctttttcttAATGTGAAATAAGAGTTGCAGAAAAATGGTTTGGCAAACTAATTATTATATCAGAGTTTCCTGTCTCGTCCCTTTTGAAGTTCCTTCAGGGTTTTTCGTACTTGGTCTTTGTGTGGATTCTAAATAGATTCAGTGGCGGTGAAGTGGGAGTTCTGAGGGTTGGAATCTGCAACTTTTTTTTCAGACCAAAGCTTTTGAATGAGGACATATGGTTGAATCCCCTTTATCATGGGTTTTAAACCTACATTGAATCTTGGTTAGATCCGTTATTTTatcttttacatatttttcaattttgtcttTCCATCTTAATGGATATTTCGTCACATGCCCCTGTTTCTGTACATGGAAAACGTTAAAAATCTTTAGAAGAAAGAATTTGCTAGTTACGTTTTACCCCAAACACATGAAAACTTGTACAAACCTGCGCAACCATGAGTTCAGATAGGATGATAGAAGAGCAAACATTGCATTCTTCGTATATCGTATATGCATGGAAACATTGATGTTTCATTTGATAATGATCGGAATTCAGatcaatattatattaaaaatatcgATAATGCAACTGAATGCCAAATTAACATACAGGAATGCGTCTGAACATGCCTAAATGTATATCAGGGTTTAATGGTAAAccataaattgaaaaattcatGTGAAGCTATTCATAAAGTTGCATATAAAAGGAGtgatgtggtatggttgcaaatgagacaacttctTTCTGAACACACATACCGTAGAAGTCAACCACTGTAAGTTACAGCAAGTCAAGAAAAGGGGACTTAAATACGACTTATTTGGATAATACAAATGTTTGACTCTTATCTGAATCCTGtttctatataaaaatgaatatatgtgcTATGATTGCTAATGAGCCATCTATGTTAGATTTATTTTGATAACCTTTGTGAATACAATAGTATAAAGAAAACAAAGCAACACAGTTACCCTCTGTCACAACAATGGTGAAACATAAGGTTATCatagaaatatttaaacatataccGGATatgttattattcaaatttagaGATGTAGGCAATTAAATGTCAAAACACGGCCTTTAAAGACCCCTACATGATAATTGTTTCTTCCCAACTTCCCGTTTTTTCATTATTCTTATTATatagtactagaacacacccgagaaatcgcgggcattcagagcgtagtttaaagtatgtaaagtgttgttggaagaatgtTGTAAagtattgaatgactggagaatttcagcaaaagtatatcataagtcataggttattggggacaggaaaatgctttttttttatccctcctcctttatttccaaaattcccatttttggttttctatcaattttaatgtgaacatacatttagtatgatatgaacatttaagtaaggagcctgtaattcagtggttgtcgtttgtttatgtgttacatatttatttttcgttaattttttgttaaaaaataaggccgctagttttctggtttaaattgttttacattgtcacttcggggccttttaaagctgagtatgcggtattggctgacttatagttgttaatttctgtgtcatattggtctcttgtggagagttgtctcaacatggcaatcataccacatctttttttttttgtaatcaatgaattttgtaaaagatttaatgactggagaatttcagaaaaggtatcaaaagttcacatgaatatttttagcgctaatctgtatattatgaacattcattactatataaatatagtgtatttactttcaattctaagtttactaatcgatccatggtggtcattgatatagtatacagaccctctctatttaataaactctgtgaccgccgtggatagtaaacttgaaaatgatagcagatagaattctgaaaatacactttattctttgtatatgtatgttcaaagtatacagaaaaaagcaatccggaagtctaatctgacttaaaatttcgtccaataacgggacaatatccggatgccttttttctcgtttttctcccaaaataactcaatctgaataatcatatgaatggatgacaaatgcgactatgcactgtacttataggacacagaggcgtacGTGTTggttaatttattgtggaaagaagagaagcgacacacaaaatgaggtcttctcgtatAGACACACAGTATGTGTAATGTACCTTTAGTACTTCACACAAACACGATGGTATATCATGTGAAAGGAGATAAAAtaaaggcaaaagataccagagggacatttaaactcattaatcgaaaataaacttacaacgccatgactaaaaaagaaaaaagaaaaacagacaaattatagtacacaagacacaacatagaaaactaaagactaagcaacacgtacTCCTACAACAACTGGGGGTGACCTCACGTACTCCGGAAGTGGTAAGCatatcttgctccacatgtggcacccgtcgtgttattacCAAACCagtgtaaatagtctaatttggtagatCACATAAGTGAAAAgaggacgggattgtagttacgacatcaggagcatatccgatatcaactgtgaaacggatattccataacggtcaaccaactcgtaatgtcGTCCGTACAATTGGGAAGGAATGAGACATGTGTATCAGCTGTGCTTAATGACCTCATTTTTAATATTTCGAGAAAGCCAACGatcatttatatacatattatttagaaatcgtaagtttttttgtttgaattatttccCATTTTTATGAAGTCTGTGCTATTTATAGCTGACAATacaatatgggctttgctcattggcGAATGCCGTAGGATGTACATCATTTAAACTGtggaggatagttgtctcattgaaatgcatacaaaatctccaaacttttttatattgatcGTGTTTTAAATCATGATTAAAACATGCGCAGGCAAAAgtcagtaaaattgagaatatgTCATGAATCCTTAAGCTTTATCTATATTTATGGCTGATCTTTGACTTTTGTATGCTATCAACCAAATCACTGAAGGAATTACAATTGGGAATAAGCATTTCTTAGTCTGTGTTACTCTGACAGAAAACAATTACTTATTGTCTTAAACAATGTTTATGGATGTCTGGCTTGTCCTAACCTTGTTATTTCGGCGACAGCATCATCTTGTAAAGACAAggcttttcttttttattctttaattccTAAATGATTACATGATCTGTACAAAAGTCTATTTCAAATCTGTGACAGCATTTAGTGTCATTTTACAATAAAAACTATGGAATAGAGGTCAAACGGATTACTTGacattttcagtatttttgtgattttacttttgtttttagaTACATTTAGAACTAATTATTACccatttttcgttttttttaaagcAGCCCTTACAAACAATAAAGGCGAAggaacaaaaatgtttaaaaaaggtTTAAtgattctaaaataaaaatacaacataaTAAACACAAAAGTCAGACAAACTATTTAAGGAAAAGTAaaaacaatgtttgaaaaatatCACACATCAAAAGATATCATGACATGCAAACAAGCCATAAACTAGTATTACATATCAGCTACTCCACCATGCTCCACTatacaaatacaaactgacagaaaatatttgaaattttagaacCATTGATagaaatcaatataaaataagttATCTGCTCTGATATCGGACTTCGACTtttcttaaactgagttttaccgtggatattgctgtgtgtttgattattctatattttcttcatttgctATAATTAAAGGGCGAAttgaaatctcacaaaacatgttcaaACCCGTCGCAATTTTGTGCCACTCCTAAGTCGGGAGCCTTTGgaagtcttgtatgttttttctaAACTTTAAAGATTTTAGTGCGACGTCCATTTTTGTTGAATTCGTACACTTTTTTGTTAAGTTGCGAGATGAAGCCCGCCCACTTGTGCGtttttttctcgctgtgttgtgGTTGTTTTCagatgttttctgctttttggtcgggttctAATCTCTTTTATACATTCACCACTTCCATTCCTAATTCTATAGATTATAGCTAGTTTGAAATAATGCCTGAGGAGGATACATGTAACTGGCaaacaaaaataatgttaaacaGTATAAAGGCCCATTTAATAAAATACATACAATAAAGGACCAATCGTATATGGTCTTTTAAGCCTGGATCGGTGCAGGCTcaagaaacacgacgggtgccacatgtggaccaggatctgcttacctttccggagcaccttagatcaaCCCTAGTGTTTTAaaggttcgtgttgctaagtctttagttttttatgctgTGTCTGCAGTTGTCAAACTATAATTGTTTGATTTCGCACATATTTCCATTTTTCCTTAGTAGACGCTTGACGAATGAATTTGTGTTGTTGGGTCTACATTATTAGAGTTGCggtctcattaaaaaaaaccgAACACTTCTTTTTCTGAAGGATCGTTCAAACAATAGAATTTCAATTATGTGCTGTTAAAGATTTCTCACGGAGGAAATGTACATTAGAAACAAAATAATAAGACAGCTACTTAGTTTTATTGTTCAATTATAAGGTTTATACGTATTCGGTGGATGTCAATAATTTAGCAAACCAATAGTAACGACATTACAATATTAACGACATTACAAATCACAATAAACAAAGGAAGAAGGTCAATAATTGCTGATGCTTGCGACCCCTTAGCAActatgagtaaataaataatgttcacATTAGGACTTGTATCACATAATTTATACATGTGAAgccaaacataaaataaaaacgtTTAATATTTATTTGCTGGTTATGATTCTCctccaaacaacaaaaacattctGTAGCTGGCatcatcaagatgcttgattttgtATTACCACTCATTTGTTAGAGAGCGGTTGTTTTCAACAAACAATTTCAATTGCATATATATGCTCGTCttcttttgaatgttttttttattcgtaTGAGGCAGACTTTGTGCTAGAGCTTCTCATGAACAATAAAAGGAAGCTAGCATTTCAGTTACTATATAAAGATGATAGTGTATGTATaagtattttcaaaatcataaaatagcATCTGAATATGTATGTGTGTATGTTCGTAGTTTTTTAATGTCATTGTTTTGTCTGTTTCTCTTCGACTTTTGTattttgattgtccctttggaaGATCCCGACGATGAATGGGTAAAAGTTCGGAACCACGACATGTATGAACTTTGTTTTACAATGTATCTGCATTCTCTGTTGTTAACATAGGTTGTCAAGGTAatgttccacatgtggagcaggatctatgtacccttccggagcacctgagatcacgccCAGTGTTtgtaggggttcgtgttgcttaatcttaaattttctatgttgtgtacttttatttgtccgtctggtttttttttctttttcttttttatccaagGTGTTGTCTGTCTATGTTGactctccctttggtatctttcgtccctctggtatctttcgtccctctggtatttttcgtccctcttcgATACAACAAGGAAAATTGTATTCTAAACGTGCCTTATGAATATTAATCCAGAATAACCCATTTAATCCAACTTTAAAAGTTTAGATAATTTAATCTCACAGATGGACCTCCGTAACTTCTGGTAGTCATTATCTAGCCATTTGAATCTAAGCGAACTAAATaatgttaaacagtcttcaataGCGGCGTCGTCAACATTTGGTTCTCCAGGCCACCAATCGGTAAATGTTACAGGTGTGCCACTGTTTTCCCATACCCATTGACCTTCAGTTTTCATATCACGGGCGCCTAACCAGTAGAATAcataatagaaaagaaaataacatgctaatatataatttattctacagcattattcaaaataaagtcATTCTCCCTTGAGAAATCACCATTTGTCCTAACAAACTAAATGCAGGTTTAAATACGTTTTATTGCTTATTATTGACAcggaaaatgttataaaactgcTTTATATTGACTGGACACTGTCCTTATCTTTTACTGTCGTTAACCACATAAATGATTTTGTGTAAAGGTAGAAATCTCGACCAAAGTAAACTCAACCACCCATCGCAGTAACGTTCACAGAAAAACAACTTATATTTTCCATATACCGGGGGGGGATTACACAAATCCATACTCCATAACTTTCTCGATTATTgctatttgttaaaatataaagaaggagaTGAAGAAGGAATAATAAAGAGACAACTATCTATCAGAGTCCAAAAGGCAGATATGTAAACGACaaattgtatatatctttttattttgtcagaTGAAATTGCAAGATTTGTCTTGCAAAGTATATTGATGACATTGCTTGATACATTCCGATAGTCACATTTGTGATGCAGTTATAATTGGGATCTAAATAAAGCCATCTTAGTTACCtttgttgaaattttaaatttgcgCCCATGGCGctttccgtctacaaaagacttataagTGAaactcgaatcaaaaaatgtcaaaaaggccaaataaagtacgaaattgaagagcattgagcataatttaattaattatactTACATATCCGATGTGTGTGACACTTGGCTgcaagaaacaaaaataaaatacagatacacataaAACCtgaattcaaataaaagaaatagaACTATCTCAGCAAGGGAAGCTGTATTTGAAGTTagaacataggcggatccagggggccctggggggatttggttgattatatagggaatcattaaagcatgactggagcgccccccccttccccctcccttatgaaaagttctgaatccgccactgtagAAGGAATATattcaggaatacgacagttgttatttatttttttgatgtgtttaaactttttattttgccagttcattagggactttcctttttacaTTTTCCTTAggtttctgtatttttgttattttacttatttttgcgACATTACGCAGACATTAGTTTGTAAAGTCCCCACAACTACACATTAGAAACAAATGGCGATGAGCAACGACACATATTACTTCAGAACTGAACATGGTTTTCAGTGCCAATGTTTTCTTAAATCGGAGCGTAAATATTGCGATTTTGGTAATATCACTTCGTGGCATATGTGCTAATTTACAAATGTTAACAAATGAACAGAGATGAAAGAGTAACATAAACCATGTATAATGCATTAACCAAAACTACATCTAACATTAAAATATGACGATCGATGATTGACAAGTTTTCACATAGTATATGGTTCAATGTATAGTACGATTGATTTTACGTTTACCCTACATCTAAAATTATATAATGTGTGTGAAACACGGTATACAGAAAAAGTATTTGTAGCAATCCACTGGTTGTCAATCTGGCAGTTCCAAAGTCATATTCAGAGGCAAATATCGAGActgatatatatcatgtataaaaaaagatgtggtatgattgccaatgagacaactctccacaagagaccaaaaggacacagacattaacaactatagatcaccgtacggccttcaacaatgagcaaagcccataccgcatagtcagctataaaaggccccgaactgacaatgtaaaacaattcagacgagaaaactaacggcatagaACAGAAAACGATCTAATTGATGGATGGCATCGGGCAAAATAAAAGTTCTTATGAAATAAAATGATATGCCTGCGGTTTTTTTATAattgctacatgtatatactttttaaaaaagtttaacaTTTGAAAACCAAAGATACCTGGTGTCGAATTGATGCCAACTGTTGTATTTGGTTGTTTTCTTCTTTAGTATTTAATTCAGCTAAATAACCACCTTTTGACTTACACCATTCcttaaaaaaatgacataatcTTGTAACAAAtgctatagattttttttattccaattattTTTGttcgatatacatgtacatataaaacaTTCAGAAAATcagttaattgaaaaaaaactattgttcatcttaaaacatattattgaAGAACTGGATGAACTTCTTGAAAATAATGTAGCTCTTGAAAGTTCCTCTATTGGATAGAGaaatattttaattgaacttATTGCATACGAACGCAATATGCATTTGGTCAACACACGTTATTCGGATTACCTTTTCTAGAGAACGAGAAGCTTACAGACTTAACTTCAAGTGTACGTTGacatgattgaaaaaataatagaAATCAGGGTAGCACTGAGTTCAGGATGAAATGTTCATAAAAATATCTCACAGTCATTATCGGTATCAATCAAGTGATAGTGCATATGATAGCAATTTAAAAGTGTGCGGCCTTCTCAAGACAAAATACATTCCAATAAAAGACAAAATACGTCTAGCAAGTAATGCCATGATCATTATTTAGGCATGACACCGAGAATGCTAGTACGGCATTACAGTGTCCTAAATACTAATAAGCTTGCATGGCGTATTTGAAAATCAACAGCAGTTTACACAAACGATGAATAAATGTTCAACGGTTCCAAATTTTTAGCTGACAAATTAAACTCAATCTTTGCAAACCCGTTTTAGTGAAATTAAccataaatatattcatattaatcATGTGGTTGTTACCATTGCTTCAGACCACGACATTTTCTCCCAGTTGAACAAGTAGCAAGAATCCCCAACGTGTGTCCACCCTGTTGTAGGACATGAAGCTCTGATGAATtctaaatataacaaaacatattGTATTCGTATCAATATACTCGATGTATATAGGTTGTTGTCAACTGTGTTTCTCTACTCAAAAATGTTAGTTActagtatttgttttatataaaatcatTCGGCCTATAATTCTTatttaaattagatatttttaCCAAAACGAAACGACTGGCAGTTTCTgttaaaaataagcaaaacaaaatcaatctataatatatgtttaatatGTGTACAATGATCTTATTAGAATGgactaagtcaggagcctgctggtcagtggttgtcgtttgttgctgtgttttatttgttttccgtttattaTTTTGCATATTAATTCAGCCTTAATTAAGTTGTCtggtttgagttgttttacatttatcatttcggtgccttttatagctgacattgtggtatggttttgctcattgctgaaggtcgtatggtgacaCGTAaaatgtagttgttaatttctgtttcactttggtcttttttttttaaagttgtctcattcgaaatCATATGACATCTTTTTGTTTTAACGATAATTTTTAATGACGTTTAAAGTACTTTGGTCACCTATGCTATGTATTTGGAAAATGTGTTCAAGTTTAAAATGAGAATGGAACAGGGGAACGTGTAAAAGAGACAAGAACCCAACAAAAGAACAAAGACTGTTAGAATTGGTATGCATATAATTGAGACTGCAAGATTATCTTGAAGCTACATAGTTTATATTGAAATGACTTCAACTTTGTAGACTTTAGGAATATCTGatttaaaagaggggcaaaattTACCAGAGGGTCAATCAAACTCGtgaatcaaaaacaaactgacaatgccaaggctAAAATTTAAAGTCACAAACAGACTAAATAGTAGTACACATaactcaacatagaaaaataaagactaagcaacacgaacccaccaaaaactgggggtggtATCAAGTGTTCtcgaagggtaagcagattctgcatGATCCACATATGAGACCATCGTGtttctcatgttattacaaacccggtaaattcGGTAGGTTCTTTCCGCGAAAAGGGAACTGATTTATGCATATACGCTTTTAGTTTGACCATTTAACTGTTCTGAATATATAACACCTGATGAGTATCGTGGAGACTGAACGCGCGCCAGACATGCTATAAAAAAATGGTTTATCTGATCAGCTTTCTAATCATACTCGTAGACATAGTAGCTTTGGACAATTTACTTTCCAAAGAGTCTTTTCTTAAAACGTCATTCAATGTatggaatttttttatttgaataagatTATATCACTTCATCCAAACACTCTGTATTATAATTGCCTACCTGATTAAACATTCTAAAACAAGATTATTTAGACAAATCCTCTTACAAGATCacgtaaaaagaaaataataggTTACAAAATGAACATTATCTCCCTTGAGAATCTGCATTTATCTTACATAATATACTTGTACTTTACCTATTAATCC
It contains:
- the LOC139500422 gene encoding perlucin-like protein → MTIYSMYFGIFLILGLIEFIRASCPTTGWTHVGDSCYLFNWEKMSWSEAMEWCKSKGGYLAELNTKEENNQIQQLASIRHQPSVTHIGYVSARDMKTEGQWVWENSGTPVTFTDWWPGEPNVDDAAIEDCLTLFSSLRFKWLDNDYQKLRRSICEIKLSKLLKLD
- the LOC139500617 gene encoding feeding circuit activating peptides-like encodes the protein MDTRKYTTALVLLFCCHHISSEESNRIRRDTDKRTDEIVEEKRKFDSIGRHGMSGFVKRRFDSIGNSGGFSSFVKKNDEDDGETKRGFDRIGSAGLNGFVKRKFDSIGGGRMSGFVKKDDDLQKRRFDSISGGGMSGFVKKDDEDMEKRRFDSISGGGMSGFVKKDDDNMEKRRFDSISGGGMSGFVKKDDEDMEKRRFDSISGGGMSGFVKKDDDNMEKRRFDSISGGGMSGFVKKDDEDMEKRRFDSISGGGMSGFVKKDMDKRRFDSISGGGMSGFVKKDMDKRRFDSISGGGMSGFVKKDTDKRRFDSISGGGMSGFVKKDTDKRRFDSISGGGMSGFVKKNDDDVDKRRFDSINGGGMSGFVKKNAEKRRFDSISGGGMSGFVKKDAEKRRFDSISGGGMSGFVKKDAEKRRFDSISGGGMSGFVKKDDEDLEKRHFDSISGGRMNGFVKKDLDKRRFDKIGHGFSSFAKRRFDPISRGSGLNSFVKRPFDGISRGAGFTSFAKRHFDSIHSGYGLSSFAKRKFDSINHGSLSSFNKKSFDSIQRGGMRGFVKKNSLEI